A genomic segment from Acidimicrobiales bacterium encodes:
- a CDS encoding dihydroorotate dehydrogenase, whose protein sequence is MIWRRRAEVDLTTQVGGVVLPNPVMTASGTAGHGAELGAYFDLSHLGAIVVKSLSAEPWAGNPAPRLHPVAAGMMNSVGLQNPGVDAWRDHELPALQARGARVVASIWGFSVDDYKAAADALATCGPEVVAVEVNLSCPNTEAGRQMFAHDPERAAAAIAATAGCGRPRWAKLSPNVTDIVPVAGAVLDAGADAVTLVNTVMGLAIDPATGRPRLGNGGGGLSGAAIHPIAVRAVYEVRAAFGSAAIVGVGGVTSGETAAEMLAAGANAVEVGTATFADPRAPMRVLNELRAWCARHKITHIDDLIGRAFR, encoded by the coding sequence GTGATCTGGCGGCGCCGCGCCGAGGTCGACCTCACCACGCAGGTCGGGGGGGTGGTGTTGCCCAATCCGGTGATGACGGCCAGCGGCACCGCCGGTCACGGCGCCGAGCTGGGCGCCTACTTCGACCTGTCGCATCTCGGGGCGATCGTGGTGAAGTCACTGTCGGCCGAACCGTGGGCCGGCAACCCCGCGCCGCGGCTGCATCCCGTCGCGGCCGGGATGATGAATTCGGTCGGGCTGCAGAACCCCGGCGTCGACGCGTGGCGCGATCACGAGCTGCCGGCGCTTCAGGCGCGCGGCGCGCGCGTCGTCGCATCGATCTGGGGCTTCAGCGTCGACGACTACAAAGCCGCCGCCGACGCGCTGGCGACGTGCGGGCCCGAGGTCGTGGCCGTCGAAGTGAACCTCAGCTGTCCCAACACCGAAGCCGGCCGGCAGATGTTCGCCCACGACCCCGAACGCGCCGCCGCGGCCATCGCGGCGACGGCGGGGTGCGGGCGGCCACGCTGGGCCAAGCTCAGCCCGAACGTGACCGACATCGTGCCCGTCGCCGGCGCGGTGCTCGACGCGGGCGCGGATGCCGTCACGCTCGTGAATACCGTGATGGGTCTGGCGATCGACCCGGCGACGGGACGGCCGCGGCTGGGCAACGGCGGAGGAGGACTGTCGGGCGCGGCGATCCACCCGATCGCCGTGCGGGCCGTCTACGAAGTGCGCGCCGCGTTCGGGTCGGCCGCCATCGTCGGCGTCGGCGGCGTGACGTCGGGCGAGACGGCCGCCGAGATGCTGGCGGCGGGCGCCAACGCCGTCGAGGTCGGCACCGCCACCTTCGCCGATCCGCGGGCGCCGATGCGCGTGCTGAACGAGCTGCGCGCCTGGTGCGCCCGCCACAAGATCACCCACATCGACGACCTCATAGGGAGAGCTTTCAGGTGA
- the pyrF gene encoding orotidine-5'-phosphate decarboxylase encodes MNIRDRLALVLDFPDLVTAQAALAPVGEFVRTVKVGYELFYAEGPRAVSTFTDQGFDVFLDVKLHDIPTTVNKGAVAVGRLGARYVTVHTLGGEKMVRAAVDGLAEGAAKSGVEAPMALGVTVLTSDATADPAEVERRMAIGRDGGCGGFICAGAEVATAARVAPGLITYVPGIRLAGADVDDQGRPTTPGDAIRVGATILGLGRTVTAAPDPVAAMQRVYDEVAGS; translated from the coding sequence GTGAACATCCGCGACCGGCTTGCGTTGGTCCTCGACTTCCCCGACCTCGTCACCGCCCAGGCGGCGCTGGCGCCCGTGGGCGAGTTCGTACGCACGGTCAAGGTCGGCTACGAGCTGTTCTACGCCGAAGGGCCGCGGGCGGTGTCGACCTTCACCGACCAGGGCTTCGACGTGTTCCTCGACGTGAAGCTGCACGACATCCCGACCACGGTCAACAAAGGCGCCGTCGCCGTCGGCCGACTCGGGGCGCGCTACGTCACGGTGCACACCCTCGGCGGCGAGAAGATGGTGCGGGCGGCCGTCGACGGACTCGCCGAGGGCGCGGCCAAGTCCGGCGTCGAGGCGCCGATGGCGTTGGGCGTCACCGTGCTGACCTCCGACGCGACCGCGGATCCCGCCGAAGTCGAGCGGCGCATGGCGATCGGCCGCGACGGCGGCTGCGGTGGCTTCATTTGCGCCGGCGCCGAGGTCGCCACTGCGGCGCGCGTCGCGCCCGGCCTCATCACCTACGTCCCAGGCATCCGTCTCGCCGGCGCCGACGTCGACGACCAGGGCCGGCCAACCACCCCGGGCGACGCCATCCGCGTCGGCGCCACGATCCTCGGCCTCGGCCGCACGGTGACGGCGGCGCCCGACCCGGTCGCCGCCATGCAACGTGTCTATGACGAAGTCGCTGGATCCTGA
- a CDS encoding maleylpyruvate isomerase family mycothiol-dependent enzyme has protein sequence MTKSLDPDDLIAVADHCTNFLAPLADRDWSVPATGLQWSCRETLEHLGSLSYAPVLALRATELPRFGFSVFPDLPVDWLLPTARTNALIVAEVARAAPPEVRAWHPAGMADPSGFVAMMADEFVVHTHDIASALGADFRPDSFVIRSLLDRLFPWWPREADPWDALVWVHGRAALPGHPSLGGTWLWHCAPLEEWDGTVPEWGTQ, from the coding sequence ATGACGAAGTCGCTGGATCCTGACGACCTCATCGCGGTCGCCGATCACTGCACCAACTTCCTCGCGCCCCTCGCCGATCGCGACTGGTCGGTGCCCGCCACCGGCCTCCAGTGGAGTTGCCGCGAGACGCTCGAACATCTCGGCTCGTTGTCGTACGCGCCCGTGCTGGCCTTGCGCGCCACCGAGTTGCCGCGCTTCGGCTTCAGCGTGTTCCCCGACCTGCCGGTCGACTGGTTGCTGCCGACCGCCCGGACCAACGCGCTGATCGTGGCGGAGGTGGCGCGCGCCGCGCCGCCCGAGGTGCGGGCGTGGCATCCGGCCGGCATGGCGGATCCGAGTGGGTTCGTCGCGATGATGGCCGACGAGTTCGTGGTGCACACCCACGACATCGCCAGCGCGCTCGGTGCGGACTTTCGGCCCGATAGTTTCGTTATCCGATCGCTGCTCGACCGACTTTTTCCCTGGTGGCCCCGCGAGGCCGATCCGTGGGACGCCCTCGTCTGGGTGCACGGGCGTGCCGCTCTACCTGGGCATCCGTCGCTCGGCGGCACCTGGCTGTGGCATTGCGCGCCCTTGGAGGAATGGGACGGAACTGTCCCGGAATGGGGGACCCAGTGA
- the mihF gene encoding integration host factor, actinobacterial type codes for MPSPPQLSPEARAAALEKAAIARRARAELKQQLRLGSLTFRELLAQASTDEVAAKIKVLAVLESLPGLGKVKARRVLDEAGVSDTRRVQGLGEHQKAKLLELLDGSKP; via the coding sequence ATGCCGTCCCCTCCACAGCTCTCTCCCGAAGCACGCGCCGCCGCGCTCGAGAAGGCCGCGATTGCACGGCGGGCACGTGCCGAGCTGAAGCAGCAACTGCGTCTCGGTTCCCTCACGTTCCGCGAACTCCTCGCCCAGGCCTCGACTGACGAGGTCGCGGCCAAGATCAAGGTGCTCGCCGTTCTCGAGTCGTTGCCCGGCCTGGGCAAGGTCAAGGCCCGTCGGGTCCTCGACGAAGCCGGCGTGAGCGACACGCGCCGAGTGCAGGGCCTCGGGGAGCACCAAAAGGCAAAGCTGCTCGAACTGCTCGACGGTTCCAAGCCCTGA
- a CDS encoding guanylate kinase has translation MVVVSGPGGVGKDTVAQLLCAEDDRFVLSRSWTTRAPRAGDGPDAYTFVDRRAFERRVAEGGFLEWAEYHGNLYGTPVPDPDDRRHLVLNIELQGARQILERFGQETFLLLLEPPSLQVLEARLRGRGDEEEALQRRLTAALEELAEGRQIAHATVVNDDLTQAVAEVRRILENRLSTENQTHDG, from the coding sequence ATCGTCGTCGTCTCCGGACCCGGCGGTGTCGGTAAGGACACCGTCGCCCAACTGCTGTGCGCCGAGGACGATCGGTTCGTGTTGTCGCGTTCGTGGACGACGCGCGCCCCACGCGCCGGTGATGGGCCCGACGCCTACACGTTCGTGGACCGGCGGGCCTTCGAGCGCCGCGTCGCGGAGGGCGGCTTTCTCGAGTGGGCCGAATACCACGGCAACCTCTACGGCACGCCCGTGCCGGATCCCGACGATCGACGTCACTTGGTGCTCAACATCGAACTGCAGGGGGCGCGTCAAATCCTCGAGCGCTTCGGTCAGGAGACGTTTCTCCTCTTGCTCGAGCCGCCGTCCCTCCAAGTGCTCGAAGCCCGACTGCGGGGCCGCGGCGACGAGGAGGAGGCGCTGCAGCGGCGCCTCACCGCCGCGCTGGAAGAACTTGCCGAAGGCCGACAAATCGCCCATGCGACGGTCGTGAACGACGACTTGACGCAGGCGGTGGCCGAGGTGCGGCGTATACTTGAAAACCGCCTTTCAACGGAGAACCAGACGCACGATGGCTGA
- the rpoZ gene encoding DNA-directed RNA polymerase subunit omega produces the protein MAERPPTMMYPPVEDLLDKVDSKFTLVALAARRGRQINSYYNGLGSEGIGTIVPPQVASTSRKSLSIALEEIAAGKIQYVEPSEVDAEAAAADDAAETQEPEA, from the coding sequence ATGGCTGAACGCCCGCCCACGATGATGTATCCGCCGGTCGAGGATTTGCTCGACAAGGTCGACTCCAAGTTCACGTTGGTCGCCCTTGCGGCGCGGCGCGGGCGTCAGATTAACTCGTACTACAACGGCCTCGGTTCGGAGGGCATCGGCACGATCGTGCCGCCGCAGGTGGCGTCGACGTCTCGCAAGTCGCTGTCGATCGCCCTCGAAGAGATCGCGGCGGGCAAGATCCAGTACGTCGAGCCTTCTGAGGTCGACGCTGAGGCTGCCGCGGCGGACGACGCTGCGGAGACCCAAGAGCCCGAGGCGTAG
- the coaBC gene encoding bifunctional phosphopantothenoylcysteine decarboxylase/phosphopantothenate--cysteine ligase CoaBC, producing MSLAGRRVVLGVSGGIAAYKAVEVCRRLMDLGAHVSPILTANATKFVGTATFSAVASERAITSLYDNAGDPSPHTRLGQNADLIVVAPATARAISAYATGNAEGLLIATLLATRAPVLVCPAMHTEMWEHPAVQDNLAILRRRGVHVLEPDSGRLAGGDVGAGRLPEPAEIVRAAARVLAPQDLKGVRVLVTAGGTREAIDAVRVITNRSSGKQGHAIAEEAAARGASVTLVTTTERPVSRGIERVPVNSAADMLAAVTAQRDAADVIVMAAAVADFRPVEPAGGKIKKDAGVPEIVLEPTEDILRGLGAAKRPGQILVGFAAETEDVVANATAKLTRKHLDLIVANDVSAPGVGFDHDTNAVTIVSADGPVLEVPLSSKHEVARALLDAVAYRLPRSNQ from the coding sequence ATGTCTCTTGCCGGGCGCCGCGTCGTTCTGGGGGTGAGCGGCGGGATCGCGGCGTACAAGGCCGTCGAGGTGTGCCGCCGCCTGATGGATCTCGGCGCGCACGTGTCGCCGATCCTCACAGCGAACGCCACGAAGTTCGTCGGCACCGCCACGTTCTCCGCGGTCGCGTCCGAGCGCGCCATCACCTCGTTGTACGACAACGCCGGCGACCCGTCGCCCCACACCCGCCTCGGGCAGAACGCCGATCTGATCGTCGTGGCCCCAGCGACCGCGCGGGCGATCTCCGCCTACGCCACCGGGAACGCCGAGGGGTTGCTGATCGCCACGTTGCTGGCGACGCGGGCGCCCGTGCTCGTGTGTCCGGCGATGCACACCGAGATGTGGGAGCACCCGGCGGTCCAGGACAACTTGGCGATCCTGCGCCGGCGCGGCGTGCACGTGCTCGAACCTGACAGCGGGCGCCTCGCCGGCGGCGACGTCGGCGCGGGCCGCCTGCCCGAGCCCGCCGAGATCGTGAGAGCCGCCGCGCGCGTGTTGGCGCCGCAAGATCTGAAGGGTGTGCGCGTTCTCGTGACTGCGGGAGGCACACGGGAGGCCATCGACGCTGTGCGCGTCATCACGAATCGATCGTCAGGCAAGCAAGGTCACGCCATCGCCGAGGAGGCCGCCGCGCGCGGCGCGTCGGTCACGTTGGTGACGACGACCGAGCGTCCCGTCTCGCGCGGTATCGAACGCGTCCCGGTCAACAGCGCCGCCGACATGCTCGCGGCGGTCACGGCGCAGCGCGACGCCGCCGACGTGATCGTGATGGCGGCGGCCGTCGCCGACTTCCGGCCGGTCGAACCGGCCGGCGGCAAGATCAAGAAGGACGCCGGCGTGCCGGAGATCGTCCTCGAACCGACCGAAGACATCTTGCGCGGTCTCGGAGCGGCGAAGCGTCCGGGGCAGATCCTCGTGGGCTTTGCCGCCGAGACCGAAGACGTCGTTGCCAACGCCACGGCCAAGCTGACGCGCAAGCACCTCGACCTGATCGTCGCCAACGACGTGTCCGCACCCGGCGTCGGATTCGATCACGACACGAACGCCGTCACGATCGTGAGCGCCGACGGTCCCGTTCTCGAAGTACCTCTCTCGTCCAAACACGAAGTGGCGCGGGCGTTGCTCGACGCCGTCGCCTATCGCCTCCCAAGGAGCAATCAGTGA
- the metK gene encoding methionine adenosyltransferase has protein sequence MSSYVFTSESVTEGHPDKMADQVSDAVLDAMLAQDPMSRVACETLLTTGLVVVAGEITTTASVDIPNLVRDTVNEIGYDDALKGFDGHTCGVLVTLDKQSPDIAQGVDKSFEVQTGKSGEDILNAQGAGDQGMMFGYACDETEDLMPLPIWWAHRLAERLSAVRKDNTLAYLRPDGKTQVTVRYEDNVPVEILTVLISTQHAENIEREQIQSDLEHHVIEPLIPANFKGAKPTILCNPTGKFVLGGPHADTGLTGRKIIVDTYGGAARHGGGAFSGKDPSKVDRSAAYAARWVAKHVVAAGAARRCEVQVAYAIGKAEPVSLLVETFGTATVDPEKIDRVVRDLFDLRPAAILRDLDLRRPVYKATAAYGHFGRKGDGFTWEQTPRVGDLKSALGL, from the coding sequence GTGAGCAGCTACGTATTCACCTCCGAGTCCGTCACCGAGGGTCACCCCGACAAGATGGCGGACCAGGTCTCCGACGCGGTGCTCGACGCCATGCTGGCGCAGGACCCGATGTCGCGGGTCGCCTGCGAGACGCTGCTCACCACCGGCCTCGTCGTCGTCGCCGGTGAGATCACCACGACGGCGTCGGTCGACATTCCGAACCTCGTGCGCGACACCGTCAACGAGATCGGCTACGACGACGCCCTCAAGGGCTTCGACGGCCACACCTGCGGCGTGCTCGTCACCCTCGACAAGCAGTCGCCCGATATCGCCCAGGGCGTCGACAAGTCCTTCGAGGTGCAGACCGGCAAGAGCGGTGAGGACATCCTCAACGCCCAGGGCGCCGGCGACCAGGGGATGATGTTCGGCTACGCGTGCGACGAGACCGAAGACCTCATGCCGTTGCCGATCTGGTGGGCCCACCGCCTCGCCGAGCGCCTCTCGGCGGTCCGCAAGGACAACACGCTGGCGTACCTCCGTCCTGACGGCAAGACGCAGGTCACGGTGCGCTACGAGGACAACGTGCCGGTTGAGATCTTGACGGTGCTGATCTCCACGCAGCACGCCGAGAACATCGAGCGCGAGCAGATCCAGTCCGACCTCGAGCACCACGTCATCGAGCCGCTGATCCCGGCCAACTTCAAGGGCGCCAAGCCGACGATCCTGTGCAACCCCACGGGCAAGTTCGTGCTCGGCGGCCCGCACGCCGATACCGGTCTCACCGGCCGCAAGATCATCGTCGACACCTACGGCGGCGCGGCGCGCCACGGCGGTGGCGCCTTCTCGGGCAAGGACCCGTCGAAGGTCGACCGTTCGGCCGCGTACGCGGCGCGCTGGGTCGCCAAGCACGTCGTGGCCGCCGGTGCGGCGCGGCGCTGCGAAGTGCAGGTGGCCTACGCCATCGGCAAGGCGGAGCCGGTGTCGTTGCTCGTCGAGACGTTCGGCACCGCCACGGTTGATCCCGAGAAGATCGACCGCGTCGTGCGCGACCTGTTCGACCTGCGTCCGGCCGCGATCCTGCGCGACCTCGACCTGCGCCGGCCCGTCTACAAGGCGACGGCGGCTTATGGTCACTTCGGTCGCAAGGGCGACGGCTTCACGTGGGAGCAGACGCCGCGCGTGGGAGACCTGAAGTCCGCGCTGGGGCTGTAA
- the def gene encoding peptide deformylase: MSAYAIRLYGDPVLKQVAAPVDNIDGAVKALTDAMIESMYEVHGLGLAAPQVGVQKRIFVYDLYDDQGPRVIINPTLSEFDGEWTFDEGCLSLPGLYFPITRPKVVHLTGYDVDGNEVSIEADEILARAFQHELDHLNGTLLIEHLDKETRKAALRELRQRATA; encoded by the coding sequence GTGTCCGCGTATGCCATCCGCCTGTACGGCGACCCTGTTCTGAAGCAGGTCGCCGCGCCCGTCGACAACATCGACGGTGCGGTCAAGGCGCTGACCGACGCCATGATCGAGTCGATGTACGAGGTGCACGGCCTCGGCCTCGCCGCGCCGCAGGTCGGCGTGCAGAAGCGCATCTTCGTGTACGACCTCTACGACGACCAGGGCCCGCGGGTCATCATCAACCCGACGCTGTCGGAATTCGACGGTGAGTGGACCTTCGACGAGGGCTGCCTCTCGCTGCCCGGGCTCTACTTCCCGATCACGCGGCCCAAGGTCGTCCACCTGACGGGTTACGACGTCGACGGCAACGAGGTGTCGATCGAGGCCGACGAGATTCTCGCCCGCGCCTTCCAGCACGAACTCGACCATCTCAACGGCACCCTCCTCATCGAGCACCTCGACAAGGAAACTCGCAAGGCGGCCCTCCGGGAGTTGCGGCAGCGCGCCACCGCGTAG
- a CDS encoding methionyl-tRNA formyltransferase, whose translation MRIVFLGSPPAAVPSLEALIAAGHDVALVVTQPDRRRGRGGDLIPTPVKAAAIEHAIPTTHVVDDALGVGAELGVVVAFGKIIKPHVLEALPMINVHFSLLPRWRGAAPVERAILAGDRETGVCIMRVDVGLDTGDVFASERLAVDDDITADELTARLADHGARLLVQTLDTGLTGATPQEGEATYADKISPDDLHLDLARPADELVRVTRLGRAWTTAAGKRLIVWRARVDESGAFEPVEVQPEGKGRMSYADWVRGAGSGLQLGS comes from the coding sequence ATGCGGATCGTCTTTCTCGGATCGCCGCCCGCGGCGGTCCCGTCACTCGAAGCGCTGATTGCCGCGGGTCACGACGTCGCCCTCGTCGTCACCCAGCCCGACCGCCGGCGGGGGCGCGGCGGCGACCTCATCCCGACGCCGGTCAAGGCGGCCGCGATCGAACACGCTATCCCGACGACCCACGTCGTCGACGACGCCCTCGGCGTCGGCGCCGAGTTGGGCGTCGTCGTCGCCTTCGGCAAGATCATCAAGCCGCACGTGCTCGAGGCGTTGCCGATGATCAACGTGCACTTCTCGCTCCTGCCCCGATGGCGCGGCGCCGCGCCTGTCGAGCGAGCCATCCTCGCCGGCGATCGCGAGACGGGTGTGTGCATCATGCGCGTCGACGTCGGCCTCGACACCGGTGACGTGTTCGCCAGCGAGCGCCTCGCCGTCGACGACGACATCACTGCGGACGAGCTCACGGCCCGTCTCGCCGATCACGGCGCCCGCCTGCTGGTGCAAACGCTGGACACGGGACTTACCGGGGCCACGCCGCAAGAGGGGGAGGCGACGTACGCCGACAAGATCTCACCCGATGATTTGCACCTCGACCTGGCGCGTCCCGCCGACGAGTTGGTGCGCGTAACGCGCCTCGGTCGCGCGTGGACGACGGCGGCGGGCAAGCGGCTCATCGTGTGGCGCGCCCGCGTCGACGAGTCCGGCGCCTTCGAACCCGTCGAAGTGCAACCCGAGGGCAAGGGGCGCATGAGCTACGCCGACTGGGTGCGCGGCGCCGGCAGCGGCCTGCAACTGGGCTCTTGA
- a CDS encoding transcription antitermination factor NusB, which produces MSGTDARRLAAEALVRIDEGDAYANIVVPAMLERSQLSPRDRRFVTELVYGTTRMRRALDASIDPHLQRAPDPAARAALRLGTYQLHYTDVPPHAAVSATVAVVPKRAQGFVNAVLRRVAENQPVIADDLGVRLSYPDWIVERLRSDLGDADALGALEAMNVAPRPHEREDGYIQDPASGWVAGLVDASLGHVIADVCAAPGGKATAVAHVIGDGIVVACDVRPHRAGLVQANATRTGTSGQVAPVVADGAAPPLRAAAFDRVLVDAPCSGLGVLHRRPDARWRVQPSVVTALAEQSRVLLRSAADLVAPGGLLIYSVCTITSEETSDVAGWAARELHGFTPMPAPGGPWRAHGHGALLLPQVAGTDGMFIARLRRT; this is translated from the coding sequence TTGAGCGGCACCGACGCCCGCCGTCTCGCCGCCGAGGCGCTCGTGCGTATCGACGAAGGCGACGCCTACGCCAACATCGTCGTGCCGGCGATGCTCGAGCGCTCGCAGCTGTCGCCGCGCGACCGCCGTTTCGTCACCGAACTCGTCTACGGCACGACGCGCATGCGCCGCGCCCTCGACGCCTCCATCGACCCGCATCTGCAGCGCGCCCCCGACCCGGCGGCGCGCGCCGCGCTGCGCCTCGGCACCTACCAGCTGCACTACACCGACGTCCCGCCGCACGCCGCGGTGAGCGCGACGGTGGCCGTGGTTCCCAAGCGGGCGCAGGGATTCGTGAACGCCGTGCTCCGGCGCGTCGCCGAGAACCAACCTGTGATTGCCGACGACCTCGGCGTGCGCCTGTCGTATCCGGACTGGATCGTCGAGCGCCTGCGTTCCGATCTCGGTGACGCTGACGCCCTCGGCGCCCTCGAAGCCATGAACGTGGCGCCGAGGCCCCACGAACGCGAGGACGGCTACATCCAGGATCCGGCGTCGGGATGGGTGGCGGGGCTCGTCGACGCGTCGCTCGGCCACGTGATCGCCGACGTGTGCGCCGCGCCCGGCGGCAAGGCGACCGCCGTCGCCCACGTCATCGGCGACGGCATCGTCGTCGCCTGCGACGTGCGACCGCATCGCGCCGGGCTGGTACAGGCGAACGCCACGCGAACCGGGACGTCGGGCCAGGTCGCGCCGGTCGTGGCCGACGGCGCCGCTCCGCCGCTGCGGGCCGCCGCCTTCGACCGCGTGCTGGTCGACGCGCCGTGTTCGGGGCTCGGTGTCCTGCACCGCCGTCCCGATGCGCGCTGGCGGGTGCAGCCGAGCGTCGTGACCGCCCTGGCCGAGCAGAGTCGTGTCCTGCTGCGCTCCGCGGCGGATCTGGTCGCGCCTGGCGGTCTGTTGATCTACTCGGTGTGCACCATCACGTCCGAGGAGACATCCGACGTCGCCGGCTGGGCGGCGCGCGAACTGCACGGCTTCACTCCGATGCCCGCACCTGGTGGCCCGTGGCGCGCCCACGGTCACGGCGCGCTGTTGCTGCCCCAAGTCGCCGGCACCGACGGCATGTTCATCGCCCGCCTGCGGCGCACATAA
- the rpe gene encoding ribulose-phosphate 3-epimerase encodes MSVHIAPSILAADFAHLGDAVAKVENAADSLHVDVMDGHFVPNLTIGPPVVASLRKVTRLPLDCHLMMTNPGDYFEAFAKAGATSCTVHVEIGDTAALIAAMRDVGLGVGLAVNPDGTYDMVKPFLADIDLLLCMSVFPGFGGQSFIRGALDTVRAARADIDDRGLATVIQIDGGIDTSTIGDAFAAGATNFVAGTAVFRHADPAAAVAELRLAATAHG; translated from the coding sequence ATGAGTGTGCACATTGCGCCGTCGATCCTGGCCGCCGACTTCGCCCACCTGGGCGACGCCGTCGCGAAAGTGGAAAACGCGGCGGACTCGCTGCACGTCGACGTTATGGACGGCCACTTCGTGCCCAACCTCACGATCGGGCCGCCCGTCGTGGCGTCGCTGCGGAAGGTGACGCGCCTGCCCCTCGACTGTCACCTGATGATGACCAACCCCGGCGACTACTTCGAAGCCTTCGCCAAGGCGGGGGCCACGAGCTGCACGGTCCACGTCGAGATCGGCGACACCGCCGCACTCATCGCCGCCATGCGCGACGTCGGCCTCGGCGTCGGCCTCGCCGTAAACCCCGACGGTACCTACGACATGGTCAAGCCGTTCCTGGCCGACATCGACCTGCTCCTGTGCATGAGCGTCTTCCCGGGCTTCGGCGGTCAATCGTTCATCCGCGGCGCTCTCGACACGGTGCGCGCCGCCCGCGCCGACATCGACGACCGGGGCTTGGCGACCGTGATCCAGATCGACGGAGGGATCGACACGTCGACTATCGGCGACGCGTTCGCCGCCGGCGCCACGAATTTCGTCGCCGGCACGGCGGTGTTCCGCCACGCCGATCCGGCGGCGGCTGTGGCGGAACTGCGGCTCGCAGCCACAGCGCATGGGTAG
- the ribD gene encoding bifunctional diaminohydroxyphosphoribosylaminopyrimidine deaminase/5-amino-6-(5-phosphoribosylamino)uracil reductase RibD, with the protein MARAAQLGRAVRRTASPNPGVGCVIAAPDGRIFEGATEPPGARHAEIVALDAAGEAAAGATVWVTLEPCAHIGRTGPCADALIRADVTRVVVALEDPDPQVAGQGIARMRAVGIDVVVGVGADEVGQDLRAYLTHRRLGRPFVTLKLAMTPAGRTVPDTGQWITGPEARADGHRLRAENDAILVGANTVRVDNPRLTTRDAPGPDPVRVVLGHAPADAAVQPCVEVTGDPHDVLRELAARGITSLLVEGGEHTARAFHDAGLVDEYVFYVANAAPGDDLPTWGLDVVDVTPIGNDVRVTLVRKQA; encoded by the coding sequence ATGGCCCGCGCCGCCCAACTCGGCCGCGCGGTGCGGCGCACCGCGTCGCCGAACCCCGGCGTCGGCTGCGTGATCGCCGCGCCCGACGGGCGCATCTTCGAAGGCGCGACGGAGCCGCCCGGTGCCCGGCACGCCGAGATCGTGGCGCTCGACGCCGCCGGCGAGGCCGCCGCGGGCGCCACCGTCTGGGTGACGCTCGAACCCTGTGCGCACATCGGTCGCACGGGTCCCTGCGCCGACGCCCTGATCCGGGCGGACGTGACCCGCGTCGTCGTGGCCCTCGAAGACCCCGATCCGCAGGTCGCCGGCCAGGGGATCGCCCGGATGCGCGCCGTTGGCATCGACGTCGTGGTCGGCGTGGGCGCCGACGAGGTGGGCCAGGATCTGCGGGCCTATCTCACGCATCGCCGTCTCGGTCGCCCGTTCGTCACGCTGAAGCTGGCGATGACCCCCGCCGGCCGCACCGTCCCGGACACGGGCCAGTGGATCACTGGTCCCGAGGCGCGTGCCGACGGGCATCGCCTGCGCGCCGAGAACGACGCAATTCTCGTGGGCGCCAACACGGTGCGGGTCGACAACCCGCGCCTGACGACCCGCGATGCGCCCGGTCCCGATCCGGTGCGCGTCGTGCTCGGTCACGCCCCGGCCGACGCCGCCGTGCAGCCCTGCGTCGAGGTGACCGGCGATCCGCACGACGTTCTGCGCGAGCTGGCGGCGCGCGGCATCACGTCGCTCCTCGTGGAGGGTGGCGAGCACACCGCACGCGCTTTCCACGACGCCGGCCTCGTCGACGAATACGTCTTCTACGTCGCCAACGCCGCACCGGGCGACGACCTGCCCACGTGGGGGCTCGATGTCGTCGACGTGACGCCGATCGGCAACGATGTACGCGTGACGCTCGTGCGAAAGCAGGCCTAG